In the Corythoichthys intestinalis isolate RoL2023-P3 chromosome 12, ASM3026506v1, whole genome shotgun sequence genome, one interval contains:
- the map3k19 gene encoding mitogen-activated protein kinase kinase kinase 19: MDPPDIQQAWMKPVLGRVSVKVLCWCTLRKKLGATNAKKAIGVFHANKTDEEGPPRVQNHMETLMDKMQASQDTVTGSRGNLPSLGNHHRGYSNLDPFTSSGLLTQRSNCLPVLPTHRHQTRNMVNAASSSSGLLSLAVQSKLSQSAPRIIEPLLCANYVLQARAHIQTRLGSHEPISQQKGPILDLQTASPLRTPNQLAPLDLRQKDNRAAPVQKQSVPLKPISKGPVPKIHLRRRFARGTPPTSSITTMDGSEDSGSNSSSQSRTVLIDDDYERLISEDIPLVFTEARDLKHPEEDLGFCNGKTGQGLKAMPKTLSVSLMSIQLQGPELVNCMTLTNCKNAIQHHNTRPTNTVKTKIVIPSNSNSNTNDRHKSVNQADSTCERFQADKPATLKDLKTDEVVSCKTKGAKLNTSSALRDTPLKCSVHNKSADLKRAKLKKGITKESSAHCKLKTKLCIDRLNLNKAAKKLSLSNQSREIARTREQIAEEDSDSFVKSKLKPVIKVGRTTNALLACMKGTNSAHSRKANPDKVCKSRAQQSPAYSELKSARKSNSPEETGPQRLKSALDFITYKDMFTTIQNEADGPAIYEMFAGPIYDHLRNPISCQNNQWQPVPSRKSHQVKCRSLKQVQINMRNPTEATVVSTKAKVKLLSSWVKPRLIAATKAAHKKERNTKLETTSVFSNDGEIHHGSLQKSECAMINIGEEVLPGQKSEKIEEESTCTIYGHLQIHMEEGYFNSSAVKTQPESGNQTTTESSKDNQVPATDTWTSFQSSGPTDMSVVYKKFLDDVGDGPLTDDLLQRLAEELSSLDAKDISVGPCPQNLEMEHQKGGNHMLNKNNYPGTTSMTLAGLHKSGLGDNISWTKGEVLGRGAYGTVYCGLTNQGQLIAVKQVTLKASDPEVARRQYNRLQREVELLKTLSHANIVGFLGTSFHQHMASIFMEYIPGGSIASILHRFGPLPERIIGLYTYQILKGVAYLHLNRVIHRDLKGNNVMLMPTGVIKLIDFGCARRISCVSHTTNNSGELLKSVCGTPYWMAPEVINETGYDRKSDIWSVGCTVFEMATGKPPLAHMDKIAALFYIGGKKGFMPSLPEEFSKSAKEFVSICLTSDQTLRPCADQLLQHSFILRNRAVFTTWKAKKTHFCRHSDGLCG; this comes from the exons AGGCTATAGGTGTGTTTCACGCAAACAAAACAGATGAGGAGGGTCCACCCAGAGTCCAAAATCACATGGAAACCCTGATGGACAAGATGCAAGCCTCCCAGGACACAGTGACAGGAAGCAG GGGAAATTTGCCCAGCCTAGGCAATCATCACAGGGGCTACAGCAATCTGGATCCCTTTACTTCATCAGGACTGCTGACTCAAAGAAGCAACTGCCTGCCTGTACTTCCAACACACAG GCATCAAACAAGAAATATGGTCAATGCAGCTTCATCCTCCTCAGGCCTGCTATCATTAGCAGTACAGAGCAAGCTCAGCCAATCAGCTCCCAGGATCATTGAACCTCTTCTGTGTGCCAACTATGTGCTTCAGGCCAGGGCACACATTCAGACAC GACTGGGCTCTCATGAACCTATCAGTCAACAAAAG GGTCCCATACTGGATTTGCAAACAGCTTCTCCTCTTCGGACGCCCAATCAGCTGGCACCGTTGGACCTCAGGCAAAAAGATAATCGTGCTGCACCAGTACAAAAGCAAAGTGTTCCCTTAAAGCCCATCAGCAAGGGTCCTGTTCCTAAGATCCATCTTAGGAGGCGCTTTGCAAGGGGCACCCCACCAACCAGCTCCATCACCACAATGGATGGCAGTGAAGACAGTGGGTCAAATAGCAGCAGCCAGAGCCGTACTGTTTTGATAGATGATGATTATGAGAGGCTTATATCTGAAGACATTCCCTTGGTGTTTACTGAGGCCAGAGATTTAAAGCATCCCGAGGAAGATTTGGGGTTCTGCAATGGCAAAACGGGACAGGGTTTAAAAGCTATGCCAAAAACCCTTTCTGTGAGCCTTATGTCAATACAGCTACAGGGACCAGAGCTGGTGAACTGTATGACTTTGACAAATTGCAAAAATGCAATACAGCATCACAACACAAGACCAACAAACACAGTCAAAACCAAAATAGTGATCCCATCAAACTCTAACAGTAACACCAATGATCGACACAAGTCTGTTAATCAGGCAGATTCAACATGTGAGAGATTTCAGGCAGATAAACCTGCAACCCTTAAGGATTTAAAGACAGATGAAGTGGTTTCTTGTAAAACTAAAGGTGCCAAGTTAAATACCAGCTCTGCTTTAAGAGACACCCCATTAAAATGTTCAGTTCACAACAAAAGTGCAGATCTTAAGCGTGCAAAATTGAAGAAAGGCATCACAAAAGAATCTAGTGCACACTGCAAACTGAAGACAAAACTATGCATTGACAGACTAAACCTGAACAAGGCCGCTAAAAAACTCTCTCTTTCCAATCAATCGAGAGAAATTGCAAGAACCAGAGAGCAAATTGCTGAGGAGGATAGTGACTCTTTCgttaaatccaagcttaaaccaGTTATTAAGGTTGGTAGAACCACTAATGCCCTGTTAGCATGCATGAAGGGCACCAATAGTGCACACAGCAGAAAAGCAAATCCTGACAAGGTGTGCAAGAGCAGAGCACAACAGAGCCCAGCATACAGTGAACTGAAGAGTGCCCGGAAGTCCAATAGTCCAGAGGAGACTGGGCCTCAAAGATTGAAATCTGCTCTGGACTTCATCACGTACAAAGACATGTTTACAACCATTCAGAATGAGGCCGATGGACCAGCTATTTATGAAATGTTTGCTGGTCCTATTTATGATCATCTTCGAAATCCGATCAGCTGTCAGAACAACCAGTGGCAACCAGTTCCTTCGAGGAAGTCACATCAAGTAAAATGCAGATCCCTGAAACAAGTGCAGATCAACATGAGAAACCCAACAGAAGCAACAGTGGTTTCAACTAAAGCCAAAGTAAAACTTTTATCCTCATGGGTGAAACCTCGCCTcattgcagcaacaaaagcagcACACAAAAAGGAGCGTAATACTAAACTTGAGACTACATCAGTTTTCTCTAATGATGGTGAGATACATCATGGTTCCCTACAAAAGAGTGAATGTGCTATGATAAATATCGGAGAGGAAGTCCTACCTGGACAGAAGTCTGAAAAAATTGAGGAAGAATCTACATGTACAATTTACGGTCACTTACAAATACATATGGAAGAAGGATATTTTAATTCATCAGCTGTTAAAACTCAGCCAGAATCTGGAAATCAAACGACTACTGAGTCATCAAAAGACAACCAGGTTCCAGCGACTGACACATGGACATCTTTTCAAAGTAGTGGCCCAACAGATATGTCAGTAGTTTACAAGAAATTTCTGGATGATGTTGGAGATGGACCACTTACAGATGACTTACTGCAACGTCTGGCTGAAGAGTTGAGTTCATTGGATGCGAAAGATATATCAGTTGGCCCTTGTCCCCAAAATCTGGAAATGGAGCACCAAAAAGGCGGCAATCACAtgttaaacaaaaataattatcccGGG ACTACATCTATGACCTTGGCTGGCTTACACAAATCTGGGTTGGGTGACAATATTTCATGGACGAAAGGTGAAGTACTTGGCCGTGGAGCATACGGGACA GTATACTGTGGCCTGACCAACCAAGGACAGTTAATCGCAGTGAAGCAGGTGACTCTGAAGGCTTCTGACCCAGAAGTTGCAAGGAGACAGTATAACCGCCTGCAAAGAGAAGTCGAGCTTCTTAAAACCCTGAGTCATGCCAATATTGTTGGCTTCCTCGGGACCTCATTTCATCAACACATGGCTTCCATCTTCATGGAGTACATCCCAGGAGGATCAATTGCAAGCATCCTTCACAG atttgGTCCATTGCCTGAGCGTATTATTGGATTGTACACCTACCAAATCCTGAAGGGTGTGGCATACCTTCACCTAAATAGGGTCATTCATCGAGATTTGAAGGGAAACAATGTCATGCTAATGCCCACTGGGGTCATCAAGCTTATAGACTTCGGTTGTGCTCGACGCATCAGCTGTGTAAGCCACACCACTAACAACAGCGGGGAATTGCTCAAGTCTGTCTGTGGGACTCCTTACTGGATGGCTCCAGAG GTTATTAACGAGACAGGATACGACAGAAAATCAGATATCTGGAGTGTGGGTTGCACAGTTTTCGAGATGGCAACGGGGAAACCTCCTTTAGCACACATGGACAAAATAGCGGCCTTATTCTATATCGGCGGCAAAAAAGGGTTCATGCCATCTTTGCCAGAGGAATTCTCAAAAAGTGCCAAAGAGTTTGTCTCAATCTGCCTGACAAG TGACCAGACATTACGGCCTTGCGCAGATCAACTGCTCCAACACTCATTCATCCTTAGAAACAGGGCTGTGTTTACCACTTGGAAAGCCAAGAAGACTCACTTCTGCAGACACTCAGATGGACTTTGTGGTTAG